One region of Roseovarius faecimaris genomic DNA includes:
- the trpE gene encoding anthranilate synthase component I, translating to MVQLTPSFEDFAKGFDAGQNQVVYARLAADLDTPVSLMLKLTEAARDAFLLESVTGGEVRGRYSIIGMKPDVIWQCHGDSSRINREARFDGQAFEAQAGHPLDNLRALIAECRIDLPADLPAASAGLFGYLGYDMIRLVEHLPDVNPDPLGLPDAVMLRPSVVAVLDGVKGEVTVVAPAWANSGLNARAAYAQAAERVMDALRDMGRALPSQARDLGDAAEAPEPVSNFTKESYKSAVETAKEYIKAGDIFQVVPSQRWTQEFRLPPFALYRSLRRTNPSPFMFYFNFGGFQVIGASPEILVRVFGSEVTIRPIAGTRPRGATPEEDRAHEADLLADQKELAEHLMLLDLGRNDASRVSKIGTVRPTEEFIIERYSHVMHIVSNVVGELAEDQDALSALLAGLPAGTVSGAPKVRAMEIIDELEPEKRGVYGGGVGYFSAGGDMDVCIALRTAVVKDEKLYIQAGGGVVYDSDPEAEYMETVHKSGAIRRAAADAARFTGTENG from the coding sequence ATGGTGCAGCTCACCCCCTCCTTCGAAGACTTCGCCAAGGGTTTCGACGCCGGGCAAAATCAGGTCGTCTATGCCCGTCTGGCGGCCGATCTCGACACGCCGGTGTCGCTGATGCTCAAGCTGACCGAGGCGGCCCGCGATGCGTTCCTGCTTGAATCGGTCACAGGCGGCGAGGTGCGCGGGCGCTATTCCATCATCGGGATGAAACCCGACGTGATCTGGCAGTGCCACGGCGACAGCAGCCGGATCAACCGCGAGGCGCGGTTTGACGGGCAGGCTTTCGAGGCGCAGGCGGGCCATCCGCTCGACAACCTGCGGGCGCTCATTGCCGAATGCCGGATCGACCTGCCTGCGGATCTGCCCGCCGCCTCGGCCGGGCTCTTTGGGTATCTGGGTTATGACATGATCCGCCTGGTGGAACATCTGCCGGATGTGAACCCCGATCCGCTCGGCCTGCCCGACGCGGTGATGCTGCGTCCGTCGGTTGTCGCGGTGCTCGACGGGGTCAAGGGCGAGGTCACGGTGGTCGCCCCCGCCTGGGCCAATTCCGGCCTCAACGCGCGCGCCGCCTATGCCCAGGCGGCCGAACGGGTGATGGACGCGCTGCGCGACATGGGCCGCGCCCTGCCCTCTCAGGCGCGCGACCTGGGCGATGCGGCAGAGGCCCCCGAGCCGGTGAGCAACTTCACCAAAGAGAGCTACAAATCCGCCGTGGAGACCGCCAAGGAATACATCAAGGCGGGCGATATCTTTCAGGTCGTCCCCTCGCAACGCTGGACGCAGGAGTTCCGCCTGCCGCCCTTCGCGCTTTATCGCAGCTTGCGGCGCACGAACCCGTCGCCGTTCATGTTCTACTTCAATTTCGGCGGCTTTCAGGTGATCGGCGCCAGCCCCGAGATCCTGGTGCGGGTCTTTGGCAGCGAGGTCACGATCCGGCCCATCGCGGGCACCCGCCCGCGCGGCGCCACGCCCGAGGAAGACCGCGCCCACGAGGCGGATCTGCTGGCCGATCAGAAAGAGCTGGCCGAGCATCTGATGCTGCTCGACCTGGGCCGCAACGATGCCAGCCGCGTGTCCAAGATCGGCACCGTGCGCCCGACCGAGGAATTCATCATCGAGCGCTACAGCCATGTCATGCACATCGTGTCGAACGTGGTGGGCGAACTGGCCGAGGATCAGGACGCACTGAGCGCCCTTCTGGCCGGTCTGCCCGCAGGCACCGTGTCGGGCGCCCCCAAGGTGCGCGCGATGGAGATCATCGACGAGCTGGAGCCGGAAAAGCGCGGCGTCTATGGCGGCGGCGTCGGCTATTTCAGCGCGGGCGGCGATATGGACGTGTGTATCGCCCTGCGTACGGCCGTGGTGAAGGACGAAAAGCTCTATATCCAGGCCGGGGGCGGCGTTGTCTATGACAGCGACCCGGAGGCGGAATACATGGAGACGGTGCACAAATCCGGCGCAATCCGGCGCGCAGCGGCCGATGCGGCGCGGTTTACCGGCACCGAAAACGGCTGA
- a CDS encoding peptidyl-prolyl cis-trans isomerase, translating into MSGKKSIGKSAMWVLMGLLILGLGGFGVTNLGGNVRSIGSVGESDIGVTEYARMLRDDIRAEEAARREPVSFAQAQELQIDQIVLARLIAATSLEEEARLMGVSIGDANLAQQIRDIPAFQGIDGSFDREAYRFQLEQTGLTEGQFEEDLRAETARTLLQGAVVTGIELPEIYTDALMLYIGEERTVTWAMLDQGDLITGLTEPDEQDLIDYHQSNLPDFTTPEVKKITYAWLTPEMIIDTVEVDEDTLRALYDDRSEEFNQPERRLVERLAFPDSPAAEAALARVRAEEASFDDLVTERGLDLADVDLGDVSLADLGAAGEAVFAAEAGDVVGPLETAIGPALFRINGVLQAQTTSFEEAEPQLRDELAGDRARRVIDAEIDGIEDLLAGGATVEDLAKETDMQLAQIDWHPGMTDAIGAYDAFRSAAAEITTSDYPEVEKLDDDGIFAMRLEAVVEPEIQPLDAVRAEVEAGWRRQAVAEALSEQVAPVLDALRGGAAFADHGMPETTTRELTRRAFLTNTPADFIETVYDMSQGDVQVIREDGRIFVLRLDTIAPPAADNEELTRLRAALSQDANTALAQDLFQILANDIRSRTDILIDQQALNAVHSNFQ; encoded by the coding sequence ATGTCTGGCAAGAAGAGTATCGGCAAATCGGCCATGTGGGTCCTGATGGGTCTGCTGATCCTTGGCCTTGGCGGGTTCGGTGTGACCAACCTGGGCGGCAATGTGCGCAGCATCGGCTCGGTCGGGGAAAGCGATATCGGCGTCACCGAATATGCCCGGATGCTGCGTGACGACATCCGCGCCGAAGAAGCCGCGCGGCGCGAGCCGGTCAGCTTCGCCCAGGCGCAGGAATTGCAGATCGACCAGATCGTGCTGGCCCGGCTGATCGCCGCCACATCCCTGGAAGAAGAGGCGCGGCTGATGGGGGTCTCCATCGGGGATGCGAACCTCGCCCAGCAAATCCGCGACATCCCCGCCTTTCAGGGCATCGACGGCAGCTTCGACCGCGAGGCCTATCGCTTTCAGCTCGAACAGACCGGGCTGACGGAGGGCCAGTTCGAAGAGGACCTGCGCGCCGAGACCGCCCGGACCCTTCTGCAAGGGGCCGTCGTGACGGGGATCGAACTGCCTGAAATCTATACCGATGCGTTGATGCTGTATATCGGCGAAGAGCGCACCGTTACCTGGGCGATGCTGGATCAGGGCGACCTGATCACCGGGCTGACAGAGCCGGACGAACAGGACCTGATCGACTATCACCAATCCAACCTGCCTGATTTCACCACTCCGGAAGTCAAGAAGATCACCTATGCCTGGCTTACGCCAGAGATGATCATCGACACGGTCGAGGTGGACGAGGACACGCTTCGCGCGCTCTATGACGACCGCTCGGAGGAATTCAACCAACCCGAACGGCGGCTGGTCGAGCGTCTTGCCTTTCCCGACAGCCCCGCCGCCGAGGCCGCTCTGGCGCGGGTGCGCGCGGAAGAGGCGAGCTTTGACGATCTGGTGACCGAACGGGGGCTAGACCTGGCCGATGTGGATCTGGGCGATGTGAGCCTGGCCGATCTGGGCGCGGCGGGCGAGGCCGTGTTTGCGGCCGAGGCGGGCGATGTGGTCGGCCCGCTGGAGACCGCGATCGGCCCTGCCCTCTTTAGGATCAATGGTGTGTTGCAGGCCCAGACCACCAGCTTTGAGGAGGCGGAACCGCAGCTGCGCGACGAGCTGGCCGGAGACCGCGCCCGCCGCGTGATCGACGCCGAGATCGACGGGATCGAGGATTTGCTTGCCGGTGGCGCGACGGTGGAGGATCTCGCGAAAGAGACCGACATGCAGCTCGCCCAGATCGACTGGCACCCGGGCATGACCGACGCGATCGGCGCCTATGACGCGTTCCGCAGCGCCGCGGCCGAGATCACGACCTCGGATTATCCCGAGGTGGAAAAGCTCGACGATGACGGCATTTTCGCCATGCGCCTCGAGGCGGTGGTTGAGCCTGAGATTCAGCCGCTGGACGCGGTCCGCGCCGAGGTGGAAGCGGGCTGGCGGCGGCAGGCGGTTGCCGAAGCCCTGAGCGAACAGGTCGCGCCCGTCCTCGACGCGTTGCGCGGCGGGGCGGCTTTTGCCGATCACGGCATGCCCGAAACCACCACGCGGGAGTTGACCCGCAGGGCCTTCCTGACCAACACCCCGGCGGATTTCATCGAAACGGTTTACGATATGTCTCAGGGCGATGTGCAGGTGATCCGCGAGGACGGCCGCATCTTTGTTTTGCGGCTCGACACCATCGCCCCGCCCGCCGCGGACAATGAAGAGCTTACACGCCTGCGCGCGGCCTTGTCCCAGGATGCCAATACCGCGCTGGCGCAGGATCTGTTTCAGATCCTGGCCAATGACATCCGCAGCCGGACCGACATCCTGATTGACCAGCAGGCGTTGAACGCCGTGCATTCGAACTTCCAGTAG
- a CDS encoding aminotransferase has protein sequence MTQISRTESTFAPPVMEARRWLQGVAFPAERPLINVSQAAPVDPPPEPLRKVIAETALNQPEAHLYGPVLGLPELRAEVAAQWSGAYGGTLSTENVAITSGCNQAFCAAINALTNEGDEVILPTPWYFNHKMWLDMNGLQCVPLAAGAGLLPDPDQAATYITERTRAIVLVSPNNPGGVEYPASLLRAFYELAQRHGIALIVDETYRDFDARSGAAHDLFTDPDWGDTLIQLYSFSKAYRLTGHRVGAMVASPARLAEAEKFLDTVTICPNQLGQHAALWGMRNLGQWLAGERAEILDRRAAIEDNMPKLAARGWELLGNGAYFAYLRHPFAMPSNELAQKLVAEAGVLLLPGTMFRPADDPSGARELRLAFANVDRAQIGTLFDRLERLSWPLAPTGPSA, from the coding sequence ATGACCCAGATCAGCCGCACTGAGAGCACCTTCGCCCCGCCCGTCATGGAGGCCCGGCGCTGGCTTCAGGGGGTCGCGTTTCCGGCCGAACGCCCGCTGATCAACGTGAGCCAGGCCGCGCCGGTGGACCCGCCGCCCGAGCCCTTGCGCAAGGTGATTGCCGAAACCGCGCTGAACCAGCCCGAGGCGCATCTCTATGGCCCCGTGCTGGGCCTGCCCGAGCTGCGCGCCGAAGTGGCGGCGCAATGGTCCGGCGCCTATGGTGGCACTCTCAGCACCGAAAACGTGGCGATCACCTCGGGCTGCAACCAGGCGTTTTGCGCCGCGATCAACGCGCTGACCAACGAAGGGGACGAGGTGATCCTGCCGACGCCCTGGTATTTCAATCACAAAATGTGGCTGGATATGAACGGCTTGCAATGCGTTCCTCTTGCGGCGGGCGCGGGCCTTTTGCCGGATCCGGACCAGGCCGCCACATACATCACCGAACGCACCCGCGCCATCGTGCTGGTCAGCCCCAACAACCCCGGTGGCGTGGAATATCCCGCAAGCCTCCTGCGCGCCTTTTACGAGTTGGCGCAGCGCCACGGTATCGCGCTGATCGTCGATGAGACCTATCGCGACTTCGATGCGCGCAGCGGGGCGGCGCATGATCTCTTTACCGATCCGGACTGGGGCGACACGCTGATCCAGCTGTATTCCTTTTCCAAGGCGTATCGCCTGACCGGCCATCGCGTCGGTGCGATGGTGGCCTCGCCCGCCCGCCTTGCCGAGGCCGAAAAGTTTCTCGACACGGTCACGATCTGCCCCAACCAGCTGGGCCAGCACGCAGCGCTCTGGGGGATGCGCAACCTCGGCCAGTGGCTGGCCGGCGAACGCGCCGAAATCCTCGACCGGCGCGCGGCGATCGAGGACAACATGCCAAAGCTCGCCGCCCGGGGCTGGGAGCTTCTGGGCAATGGCGCCTATTTCGCCTATCTGCGCCATCCATTTGCCATGCCGTCGAATGAACTGGCGCAGAAACTGGTCGCGGAGGCCGGTGTTCTGCTGCTGCCGGGCACCATGTTCCGGCCTGCGGACGATCCCTCCGGTGCCCGCGAATTGCGGCTGGCCTTCGCCAATGTGGACCGTGCCCAGATCGGGACGCTTTTCGACCGTCTGGAACGCCTCAGTTGGCCTCTTGCCCCCACTGGGCCGAGCGCGTAG
- the gpt gene encoding xanthine phosphoribosyltransferase yields the protein MTDQRLPHEKGFHVSWDQLHRDARALAWRLDGQGPENGEWKAVVAITRGGMAPAMIVARELDIRTVDTISVKSYNHQAQSEPVIIKSPDMDLVGDGTGVLIVDDLVDTGRTLDVVIKAMPKAHIATVYAKPMGRDRVNSYVTEVSQDTWIFFPWDMALQYVEPYRGT from the coding sequence ATGACAGATCAGCGCCTGCCCCATGAGAAGGGCTTTCATGTGAGCTGGGACCAGTTGCACCGCGATGCCCGGGCACTGGCCTGGCGCCTGGATGGGCAGGGCCCCGAGAATGGCGAGTGGAAGGCGGTGGTGGCGATCACCCGCGGCGGCATGGCCCCGGCGATGATCGTCGCGCGCGAGCTGGATATCCGCACGGTCGATACGATCAGCGTGAAATCCTATAACCACCAGGCGCAAAGCGAGCCGGTGATCATCAAATCGCCTGACATGGATCTGGTGGGCGATGGTACGGGGGTTCTGATCGTCGATGATCTGGTCGATACCGGTCGCACGCTGGATGTGGTGATCAAGGCGATGCCCAAGGCGCATATCGCAACGGTCTATGCCAAGCCGATGGGCCGCGACCGGGTCAACAGCTATGTCACAGAAGTAAGCCAGGATACCTGGATCTTCTTCCCCTGGGACATGGCCCTGCAATATGTCGAGCCCTATCGCGGCACCTGA
- a CDS encoding LysE family translocator encodes MTAAAFLAVVLIHLVAAMSPGPAFVVSVRLAASEGFRAAVALALGFGLGAALWAGAAMAGLALVFELVPQLFVGLKLLGGAFLIYIAIQTWRHASAPLPDPGAVTSRSVGAAFRLGLLTFLTNPKSAVFFGAVFVGLVPVETPLWTRAALIAVIFVNETLWYCLVARLFSLPRPRAAYARAKAWVDRAFGGLIAIFGLKIATG; translated from the coding sequence ATGACCGCCGCTGCGTTTCTCGCGGTGGTGCTGATCCACCTTGTTGCCGCCATGAGCCCCGGGCCGGCCTTTGTGGTCAGCGTGCGGCTGGCGGCCTCCGAAGGGTTCCGCGCCGCTGTTGCGCTGGCGCTCGGCTTCGGGCTGGGCGCGGCGCTCTGGGCGGGGGCGGCCATGGCGGGGCTGGCACTGGTGTTCGAACTGGTTCCGCAGCTTTTCGTGGGCTTGAAACTTCTGGGTGGAGCGTTCCTGATCTATATTGCGATCCAGACATGGCGGCATGCCAGCGCGCCCCTGCCCGACCCTGGCGCGGTCACCTCGCGCAGCGTCGGCGCCGCCTTCCGCCTGGGCCTGCTGACCTTCCTGACCAATCCCAAATCCGCGGTATTTTTCGGTGCGGTGTTCGTCGGGCTGGTGCCGGTCGAGACGCCGCTCTGGACGCGCGCGGCCCTAATCGCGGTGATCTTCGTCAACGAAACGCTGTGGTATTGCCTTGTCGCCCGGCTGTTTTCGCTGCCGCGTCCACGGGCAGCCTATGCGCGGGCCAAGGCCTGGGTGGATCGCGCCTTTGGAGGGCTCATCGCCATCTTCGGATTGAAAATCGCCACGGGCTAG
- a CDS encoding LysE family translocator: MEAAHLIAFNLTLLAAMAAPGPALLYALRQSVAGGFGVGLATGAGLGLMAAAWTGAALLGLEVVFALFPVAFTALKLAGALYLIWIGYTLWRDAGTPVNDAPTPRARAFWGGILINLGNPKSVLFAASVLVVIFPPGLSLAEKAMIVGNHFAVEVLVYAGFAAALASPPARAGYLRLKPLLDRIAGAVLGLLGLRLLVGK; encoded by the coding sequence GTGGAGGCTGCCCACCTCATCGCCTTCAACCTGACGCTGCTGGCCGCAATGGCGGCCCCCGGCCCGGCGCTTCTCTATGCGCTGCGCCAATCCGTGGCGGGCGGGTTCGGCGTGGGTCTGGCGACCGGGGCCGGGCTGGGCCTGATGGCGGCGGCCTGGACCGGGGCCGCGCTTCTGGGACTTGAGGTGGTGTTCGCGCTTTTTCCCGTTGCTTTCACGGCGCTGAAACTGGCGGGCGCGCTGTACCTGATCTGGATCGGCTACACCCTGTGGCGCGACGCCGGAACCCCGGTGAACGACGCCCCCACCCCGCGCGCACGGGCCTTCTGGGGGGGTATTCTGATCAATCTGGGCAACCCCAAATCGGTGCTCTTTGCCGCCTCCGTGCTGGTGGTGATCTTTCCGCCGGGCCTGAGCCTTGCGGAAAAGGCGATGATCGTCGGCAACCATTTCGCGGTCGAGGTGCTGGTCTATGCAGGCTTTGCAGCGGCACTTGCCTCACCCCCTGCCCGCGCGGGCTATCTGCGGCTGAAACCGCTGCTTGACCGCATCGCCGGTGCAGTACTGGGACTGCTCGGCCTGCGGCTTCTCGTCGGCAAATGA
- the fabI gene encoding enoyl-ACP reductase FabI gives MSNTLMVGKRGLIMGLANDKSIAWGIAKACADAGAEMAFSYMGDAFRKRVAPLAEQLGVDTLIDCDVGDPASIDAAFAEIEAKWGKLDFLVHAIGFSDKTELRGRYVDTSRENFAMTMDISVYSFTAVAQRAEKLMTDGGSMLTLTYYGAEQVMPHYNVMGVAKAALEASVKYLAEDLGKDGIRVNAISAGPIKTLAASGIGDFRYILKWNELNSPLRRNVTIDDVGKSALYLLSDLGSGVTGENLHVDAGYHVVGMKAVDAPDIDVVTGRKD, from the coding sequence ATGTCGAACACCCTAATGGTAGGAAAGCGCGGGCTGATCATGGGCCTGGCCAATGACAAATCGATCGCATGGGGCATTGCCAAGGCCTGCGCCGATGCCGGGGCCGAGATGGCGTTCAGCTATATGGGCGATGCCTTCCGCAAGCGCGTGGCGCCGCTGGCCGAGCAACTGGGTGTCGACACGCTGATCGACTGCGATGTGGGCGACCCTGCGTCGATCGATGCCGCCTTTGCCGAGATCGAGGCCAAATGGGGCAAGCTCGACTTCCTGGTTCACGCCATCGGCTTTTCCGACAAGACCGAGCTGCGCGGCCGCTACGTGGACACCAGCCGTGAAAACTTCGCGATGACGATGGATATTTCCGTCTATTCCTTCACCGCCGTGGCGCAGCGCGCCGAGAAGCTGATGACGGACGGCGGCTCGATGCTGACGCTGACATATTACGGCGCCGAACAGGTGATGCCGCATTATAACGTCATGGGCGTGGCCAAGGCCGCGCTGGAGGCGAGCGTGAAATACCTGGCCGAGGATCTGGGCAAGGACGGTATCCGTGTAAATGCCATTTCGGCGGGGCCGATCAAGACGCTGGCCGCGAGCGGAATCGGCGATTTCCGCTATATCCTGAAGTGGAACGAGCTCAACTCGCCCCTGCGCCGCAACGTGACCATCGACGATGTGGGCAAATCCGCGCTCTATCTGCTGAGCGATCTCGGAAGTGGTGTCACCGGTGAGAACCTGCATGTGGACGCGGGCTATCACGTGGTCGGCATGAAGGCGGTGGATGCGCCGGATATCGACGTCGTGACCGGCCGCAAGGACTAG
- the pdxH gene encoding pyridoxamine 5'-phosphate oxidase, with the protein MTERDGIFSGDDPFEIAQRWLDEAGESEVNDPNAMALSTVDADGLPNVRMVLLKAIEPDGFVFYTNYGSAKGQELEANARAAIVLHWKSLRRQVRVRGSVTRVGGAQADEYFASRSLKSRLGAIASRQSQPLESRTALMADVAKVTAKYGINPPRPAHWGGFKLSPVEIEFWADGAFRLHDRFVWRREGAENTWEITRLHP; encoded by the coding sequence ATGACTGAACGTGATGGAATTTTCAGCGGCGATGACCCCTTTGAGATCGCGCAGCGCTGGCTCGATGAGGCCGGCGAGAGCGAGGTCAACGATCCCAACGCAATGGCGTTGTCGACGGTGGATGCCGATGGCCTGCCCAATGTCCGTATGGTGCTTCTGAAAGCGATCGAGCCGGACGGGTTTGTCTTTTACACCAATTACGGATCGGCCAAGGGGCAGGAGCTGGAGGCCAATGCCCGCGCGGCCATCGTGCTGCACTGGAAATCGCTGCGCCGTCAGGTGCGGGTGCGCGGCAGCGTGACCCGCGTGGGCGGGGCGCAGGCGGATGAGTATTTTGCCTCCCGTTCACTCAAAAGCCGCCTGGGTGCCATTGCGTCGCGCCAGTCGCAGCCCTTGGAATCACGCACCGCCCTGATGGCGGATGTGGCCAAAGTCACCGCCAAATACGGGATCAATCCTCCCCGTCCCGCGCATTGGGGCGGCTTCAAACTATCACCAGTTGAAATCGAATTTTGGGCCGACGGGGCCTTTCGCTTGCATGATCGCTTTGTGTGGCGGCGCGAAGGGGCTGAAAACACTTGGGAAATCACGCGCTTGCATCCGTGA
- a CDS encoding cold-shock protein: MTQNDTATRRVHGRVKWFDPVKGFGFVISDEGGPDILLHANVLRNFGQSSVADNAGVEIKVQDTDRGSQAVEVLAIHPPEGSEAIGLSDFEQIDPELIKSAPLEPARVKWFDKGKGFGFANTFGSDEDVFVHIEVLRRSGLADLLPGEALAIRVIHGKRGRMATEVCGWESAVKESD, from the coding sequence GTGACACAGAACGATACAGCGACAAGGCGCGTCCACGGGCGCGTAAAATGGTTTGATCCGGTCAAAGGCTTCGGCTTTGTCATTTCCGACGAGGGCGGTCCGGATATCTTGCTGCATGCCAATGTGCTGCGCAATTTCGGACAAAGCTCGGTGGCCGATAATGCCGGGGTGGAGATCAAGGTTCAGGACACCGATCGCGGGTCGCAGGCGGTGGAGGTTCTGGCGATTCATCCGCCTGAAGGCAGCGAGGCGATCGGATTGTCCGATTTCGAACAGATCGACCCGGAACTGATCAAATCCGCCCCTCTGGAGCCTGCGCGCGTGAAGTGGTTCGACAAGGGCAAAGGCTTTGGCTTTGCCAATACCTTCGGCAGCGACGAAGATGTGTTCGTGCATATCGAAGTGCTGCGCCGGTCCGGCCTCGCGGATCTGTTACCCGGCGAGGCGCTGGCCATCCGTGTGATCCATGGTAAACGTGGCCGTATGGCGACGGAGGTCTGTGGATGGGAAAGCGCGGTAAAGGAATCGGATTAG
- a CDS encoding DUF192 domain-containing protein → MAAAAAAADDCRANQVQLRGDWGTARFTVDVADTAETRAQGLMHVETMPRSKGMLFVYPFPREVGFWMKNTLIPLDMLFVDETGTVIKVHENAIPHDLRPVMSDGATLVVLEVNGGLAGQMGITPGSEMRHPAFDPDKAAWPCN, encoded by the coding sequence ATGGCGGCCGCGGCGGCCGCAGCCGATGACTGTCGTGCAAATCAGGTTCAGCTGCGCGGTGACTGGGGTACTGCGCGGTTCACGGTCGATGTGGCCGACACCGCCGAGACCCGGGCGCAGGGCTTGATGCATGTCGAAACCATGCCGCGCTCCAAAGGAATGCTCTTTGTCTATCCGTTTCCGCGCGAGGTGGGATTTTGGATGAAAAACACGCTGATCCCGCTCGATATGCTGTTCGTGGATGAGACCGGTACGGTCATCAAGGTGCATGAAAACGCGATTCCCCACGATCTGCGGCCGGTGATGAGCGACGGCGCGACGCTTGTCGTGCTGGAGGTGAATGGCGGGCTTGCGGGGCAGATGGGCATCACCCCGGGCTCTGAAATGCGCCATCCCGCCTTTGACCCTGACAAGGCGGCCTGGCCCTGCAACTGA